The following DNA comes from Kaistia sp. 32K.
GCTGACGAGGCCGCGCTTCCAGTAGCCCGACGCCTTGACGCGCTGCTTCGGCACGCCATGGTCCTCGACCAGGATGCGTCGCAGCCGCTTGGCCGTATCGGACTCGCAGGCGACCCAGGCGAAGCCCTCGCCCTTCGGCAGTTCCAGCGCCGCAACCGCGTCGTCGAGCAACCTCCCCTCGCCCGGCGCCGCCGCGCCGCGATGCAGCCAGGTGATCTCGCTCGAAGCGCGGCTCGCGAGCGGCAGTTCATCCTCAGCGCCGCCGACCTCGATCAGCACCCGCACCTTCGCCTCGGGCCGGAGCTCCTCGAGCCGCCGCGCGATCGCCGGCAGCGCCGTCTCGTCGCCGACAAGCAGGTACCAGTCGAAATCATCCGGCACGATCATCGAGCCGCGCGGCCCGGCGACGTGCAGCGTGCTGCCAACCTCGGCCTGCATCGCCCACGCGGTGGCGGGGCCGGCTTCATGGACGGCGAAATCGAGATCGAGCTCGCCGGCCGCGGCGTCGTAGCGGCGCGGCGTGTAGTCCCGGGCGATCGGCCGCTCGGCCCCTTCCGGGAAGACGGGGCCGTTCGGTCCGAAGGTCGGCAGCGACGGCGTCTCCTCGCCCGGGCGGGCGAAGAACAGCTTGACGTGATCGTCATGGCCACGGCTGGCGAATTCGGCGAGATCCGGTCCGGACAGCGTGACGCGGATCATCGAGCGCGTCAGCTCCACGACGCGTGTCACCGTCAGGCGACGGATCCTGAGCGGATAGCGAACGCGATAGGTCTCATGCGGCGCGGGGGAAACGATATCGGGGGATTGGGTATCGGACATGGTAACTCCAGGAAGGAGCAGTCCGACCGTGAGCAACGTCTTAGGCAACGCCGCGCAGGTCGAACCTGCTCGGGCAAGCTCGATCGGCGCGTTGTCTAACGTTAACGCCTACGTGCAGGCCTGTGGCGAGCCCGCAAACCACGCCCGTAAATTGACGCAGCGCAGCAGAAACCGCAAGCCTCGATCGAAAAGCCCAAGTCTCGATCGACAAGCCCTTGTCAGGCGGAGCCGTGAATGAGCTGGTGCGCGGCGGCGCGCGCCTCGTCGGTGATGACGCTGCCGGCCAGCATGCGGGCGATCTCCTCGCGCCGCTCGTCGCCGGTCAGCGGCGTCACGCCGGTGGCCACGCGGTCTTCCCCGTCGACGCCGTCCTTGGCGATGCGGAGATGGCTTCCGGCCCTTGCCGCGACCTGCGGCGCATGGGTGACGGAGAGCACCTGCACCCGCTCGGCCAACCGCGCCAGGCGCTTGCCGATCGCCTCGGCGACCGCGCCGCCGACGCCGGTGTCGATCTCGTCGAAAACGAGGGTCGGCGCCGAGCCGCGATCGGCGAGCGCCACCTTGATCGCGAGCAGGAAGCGCGAAAGCTCGCCGCCGGAGGCGACCTTCATCATCGGCCCCGGCCGCGTGCCCGGATTGGTGCGGACGAAGAAATTGACAATGTCGATGCCGGCATCGCCGCGCGCCTCGGCATCCGTCTCGATCGAGACGATGAAGGCGGCGCGCTCGAGCTTGAGCGCCGGAAGCTCCTCGGCGACGCGGCCTTCGAGCTCCTCGGCGACGAGGCGGCGGCGGGCCGAAAGCGCAGCGGCGAGCGCGTCGTAGCGCCGGCAGGCGGCCTCGGACGCCGCTTCCAGCGCGGCGAGACGCTCCTCGCCGGAATCGAGCGCCGCCAGATCGGCGACCATCCGGTCGCGCAGCGCGGCGAGATTCTCGACCGCGACATCGTGCTTGCGCGCGGCGCCGCGGAGCGCGAACAGGCGCTCCTCGGTCCGCTCCAGTTCCTTGGGATCGAACTCGCTGTCGCGCATCGAACGCGTCAGGATCGTTTCAGCCTCTTCCAGCGCGTCGATCGCGCTGTCGATCGCCTCGACGACGCCGTCGAGCAAGCCACCGGCCTGGTCACGCTTGCGCTCCAGCCGGCGGGCCAGGCTCGCCAGATTCGGGATCGGCGAGGTGTGGCCGGCGATCGTGTCATGTGCGTCCGAGAGGTCGCCGGCGACCTTCTCGGCCTGCATCATCGTATGGCGGCGCTGGGCGAGTTCGGTCTCCTCGCCGGGCTGCGGCGCGAGCTTCGAGAGCTCCTCGACGGAAGCGCGGAGATAGTCGCCCTCGCTGCGCGCCGAGGCGATCCGCCGCCGGAGCGCGGCGACTTCGCTTTCGGCCGAGCGCCAGTCGCGAAACGCGTCGGCGACCGCCGCCACTTCCGGATCGAGCGCGCCAAAGGCGTCGAGCAGGCGGCGGTGAATGGACGAATCGATTAGCGCCCGGTCGTCATGCTGGCCGTGGATCTCGACCAGCGACGCGCCGACATCGCGCAGCAGCGCGACGCTGACCGGCTGGTCGTTGACGAAGGCGCGCGTGCGGCCGTCGCCGGTCTGGACCCGGCGGAGGATGATGTCGCCGTCATGATCGATGGCATTGTCGCCGAGAAGCGTCCGCGCCGGATGGCCGGCATGGACGTCGAACACGGCCGTCACCTCGCCCTGGCTGGCGCCCTGGCGGACGAGCGCGCCATCACCTCGCCCGCCAAGGGCGAGCGAGAGCGCGTCGAGCAGGATCGATTTGCCCGCGCCGGTCTCACCGGTCAGGACCGTGAGACCGCGCGCGAAGTCGATCTCGAGCCGATCGATGAGAACGATGTCGCGGATTGCGAGCGCGGCGAGCATGGCGCGCCCTGTCCCCCTGTTAACCCGTCACGGAGCGGTATGCGCGGCTGATCCAGGAGCCCTTGTTCTCCGAAGGCGAAACGCCGCCCGTCTGGAGAAGCGAATAGGCGTCCTTGTACCACTTCGAATCCGGGAAGTTGTGGCCGAGCACGGCGGCGGCGGTCTGCGCTTCCGGAACGACGCCCATCGCGTAATAGGCGGCGGTCAGGCGATAGAGCGCTTCCTCGGCGTGACGCGTATTGCCGTAATCGGTCACGACAACCTTGAAGCGGTTGATCGCGGCCGGATATTCCTTGCGCTCGAGATAGTAACGGCCGACCTGCATTTCCTTGCCGGCCAGCTGGTCGCGCGCCACGACGATCGCCTTCTGCGCGTCGTCGACATATTCGGAGTTCGGATACTTGTCGACGACCTCCTGCATGGCGGCGATCGCCTTCTTGGTCGCGTCCTGATCGCGCGTGACCTCGGGGATCTGCTTGAAGTAGGACTGGCCGATCATGTACTGCGCGTAGCCGGCATCCGAGCTCGACGGATAGAGCGAGATGTAGCGGCGGGCGGCCGTCACGGTCTCTTCGTAGTTGCCGAGGCGATAGTTCGTAAACGCCGTCATGATCAGCGCCTTGCGGGCCCATTCCGTATAGGGATGCTGCTGATCGACCTTCTCGAATTCCTTGGCGGCCGACTTGAGCTTGCCGTTCTGCATTAGGGTCAGGCCCTGATTGTACATCTGGCCTGCCGGAACGTCGGGCTCGTCGGCGGCATCATCGTCCTTGGTCAGCGAACAGCCGGCGACCGCGACCAGCGCAACAAGCGCAGCGGCACGCAGGGTGACGGAGCCGAACCGGCCAAAATTGGCAAAGGTCGACGGGCGGATCGAGCTAATATCGTTCATTCACACATCGAACCGGCGCGAGCCGGCATCGCCTCTTTCGATGGGGCAAAGCGGTGCAGCCTCTCTAGCGGAAACAGCACGATGACGCCACCAGCCGTCGCAACGCATTGCCGCAATTTCGTGGCAGAGAAGCACGCGACTTCGGAAATATCCGGATTGTGCGGAATATGCCGCCGTTCGGCCTAGGACTTGTCCGGGCCGAAGGCAGCCGCCGGCAGACGAACCGGCATCTGGGGATGCACGACATCGCGCTTCGCCGGCACCGAGGCGTCGACATAGGTCCACGCATCCGAATCAGCGAACAGCGCTTCGACGATCCGCGCGTTCATGAGATGCCCGCCGCGATAGGAGCGGTAGGTGCCCAGAATCGGCGCGCCGGCGAGTGCCAGGTCGCCGACCGCGTCGAGCGTCTTGTGGCGCACGAACTCGTCCGCAAAGCGCAGGCCTTCCGGGTTGATCACCTTGTCCTCGCCGAGCACGACCGTGTTGTCGAGCGAGGAACCAAGCGCCAGACCGCGCGACCAGTAGAACTCGACATCCTTCATGAAGCCGAAGGTACGGGCGCGCGCGAGATCGCGACGGAAGACGTCGGCGTCGAGGTCGACGACGAAGGCCTGGCGGCCGATCAGCGGCGAAGTGAAGTCGATGTCGATCTCAAACCGGCGGCCGTCGAAGGGCAGAAGCTCGGCGAAGGCGCCCTTGTGCTCGATGCGGACGGGCTTCAGGACCTTGACGAAGCGGCGCGGCGCGGCGAGCGCGACCAGCCCGGCCTGGTCGACCAGATCGACGAAAGCGGCGGCGCTGCCGTCCATCATCGGTACTTCGGCCGCGTCGATCTCGACGAGGACGTTGTCGACGCCGAGGCCGTTGAAGGTCGCGAGCAGGTGCTCGATGGTCGAGACCGAGACGCCGTCGAAGGCGACCGTGGTGCAGGAATCCGTCGCATGCAGGCGATCGATTCGCGCCTCGATCGGCTGCGTGTCGCCCGCGTCGATACGGTGGAAGACGATGCCCGTACCAGCTTCGGCCGGGTTGAGGGCCATTGCCACGGGCTTACCGCTATGCACGCCGATACCCGAAACCACAACGCGATCGCGCAACGTGGTCTGGTACATGCCCTGTCGTTTAGCCATCAATTCGCCCCAAGAGAGCTTGTCAAAATCCCCGACTGCTCTGTGGTCCGCCCCGCCGCTGTTCCGACCGACTGATACCCATGGACCAGGTAGGCAGGCCAACAGGGAATCGTCAGATTCGTCAGCATGTTGTGATGGATAGATAGAGCCTCGACCACCCGGTCAACAAATCACTCTTTCTAACCTTCTGTAACGCACCCCCGCGCCCGGAACGAAAGAGGCCCGGCGCTGTTTCCAGAGCCGGGCCTCGAGAGAGCCGATCCGTATCAGTTGGCCTGACGACGGAGGAAGGCCGGGATCTCCAGCTGGTCGTCCTCGCTGCGCGGCATCACGCGGCCGTGCTGGTCGAGCTCCGCCTGACGCGGACGATAGTCCTGCGACTGCTGCGGCGCACGCGGCGGAACCGGCTGCTGCGGAGCGCGCGGCGCGCCGGCCTGGGGCTGGCGCTGCGGCTGCAGCGGAGCGCCCTGCTGCGGGGCGCGCTGCTGCGGCGCCGGCTGCTGGCGGTTCACCTGCGGCGCGGCTTCTTCTTCGCGACGGCCAAGACCTACATTCGCCAGACGGCGGAGCAGGCTCATCGGGCCGCGATCTTCCTCGTGATGCGGCTGGGCTTCGGCGCGCTGGGCCTGCATCTCGCGCTGGGCGACGGCGGGGAAGTCCTCGACGCGCGGCATGCGGGAAGCGGCCGGAGCTTCGGCTGCCGGCGGGATGAAGGGCTGCGGAGCCGGAACATGCTCTTCCCGCACCGGAGCCGGGACCATGTCGAACTCGTGATCGAGCTCGGCCTCGGCGTAGGAAACCGCCGGCGGGGCCATCGGGGCGATGGTGACGCCCGGATCGCGCATAACCGGCTGGGCCGGGGCATGATGCTGGACCGGAGCCTGCTGCGGCACGGCCGGACGGAAGGCCGGAGCCTGCTGGACCGGCGCGGCGGCGCGGGTATCGATCGAGGCCGGACGCGAGGCCTGCGGCGTCTGCGGAGCGGTCGCGGCCTGGGCAGCGGCCTTCATGCGGTTGTGCATGTCCTGCTGCGTGCGATCACCGGGGGAGACCTCGTCCTTGAGGTCCGACTCGATGCCCGTGGCAACGACCGAAACGCGGATGACGCCCTCAAGGCTTTCCTCGAACGTCGCTCCGAGAATGATGTTGGCGTCGGGATCCACTTCCTCGCGGATGCGGGTCGCGGCTTCGTCGACTTCGAACAGGGTCAGGTCGCGGCCGCCGGTGATCGAGATCAGCAGGCCACGCGCGCCGTGCATCGAGGTCTCGTCGAGCAGCGGATTGGCGATCGCCGCCTCGGCGGCCATGATCGCGCGACGGTCGCCCGAGGCTTCGCCCGTGCCCATCATCGCCTTGCCCATCTCGCGCATCACCGAACGGACGTCGGCGAAGTCGAGGTTGATCAGGCCTTCCTTGACCATCAGGTCGGTGATGCAGGCGACGCCCGAGTAGAGCACCTGGTCGGCCATCGCGAAGGCGTCGGCGAAGGTGGTCTTCTCGTTGGCGATCCGGAACAGGTTCTGGTTCGGGATGACGATGAGCGTGTCGACGCTCTCCTGAAGCTCCTGGATGCCAGCCTCGGCGACGCGCATGCGGCGGGCGCCTTCGAACTGGAACGGCTTCGTCACGACGCCGACGGTCAGTATACCGTGCGAGCGGGCCGTGCGGGCGATGACCGGTGCGGCGCCGGTGCCGGTGCCGCCGCCCATGCCGGCGGTGACGAACACCATGTGCGAGCCGGCGAGATGGTCATTGATCTCGTCGATGACCTCCTCGGCGGCAGCGCGGCCGACATCCGGCATCGATCCGGCGCCGAGACCCTCGGTGACGGCGACGCCCATCTGAATCAGGCGTTCGGCGCGAGCCGACATCAGCGCCTGGCTGTCCGTGTTGGCGCAGACGAACTCGACGCCCTCGAGGCCCGAGCGAATCATGTTGTTGACGGCGTTGCCACCCGCGCCGCCGACACCAAAGACCGTGATCTTGGGCTTCAGCTCAGTGATATCCGGCATTTTCAGGTTGATCGTCATGGTGACCTCGTCGTCTTGACCCCTAAGCCGGTGGCGTACCCCGACCATATTTCCATCAAACTGGCGCTGCCCGCCGCGGCCGCGCCCTCTTGCTGCAACTCAGAAACTCTCTCGGAACCAGTGACCGAAGCGGGCGAAATAGCCGCCTGTTCCCGTCATGGCCAATCGATGCCCTCGCATCGCGGATACCTGCTCGATCTGCGCGACCTGCGGATAGATCAGGAGACCTACCGCGGCCGAGAAGGCCGGCCCGCGCGCCGCCTCCGGCAGACCCGTTACGCCGAGCGGACGACCCAGGCGGACATTGCGGGCAAGAATGCGCCGCGCCGCCTCGGTGATGCCCGTCAGCTGGCTGGCGCCGCCCGTCAGGACAATGCGTCGGCCGACCATGGTCTGGAATCCGGAGGCGTTGAGCCGATCACGGACGAGCTCCAGAATTTCTTCGATGCGGGCGCGGATGATCCGCGTCAGCGCCGAGCGCGGGATCTGGTTCGGAAGATCGCGGTCGTCGTCGCCGATCGGCGGGACCGAGAGGATGTCGCGGTCGTCCGACACGCTCGGCAGCGCGCTGCCATGCATGGTCTTCAGCCGCTCGGCATCCTCGATCCGGGTCGAAAGACCGCGGGCGATGTCGGTGGTGACGTGCAGGCCGCCGATGGCGATCGCGTCGGCATGGACGAACTGGCCGTCCATGAAGACCGAGATCGTCGTCGTGCCGCCGCCGAGATCGACGCAGGCGACGCCGAGCTCCGTCTCGTCGTCGACGAGCGCCGAGAGGCCGGAGGCATAGGGCGTCGCGACCATCGCCTCGACGGAGAGATGGCAGCGGCCGATGCAGAGCTCGAGATTGCGCAGCGGCGCGGTCTCGCCGGTGACGACATGCATGTCGACGCCGAGACGCTCGCCCAGCATGCCGCGCGGATCGCGGATGCCGCCATTGCCGTCGATGGCATAACCGATCGGCAGCGAATGGATGACCGAGCGGTCGTCGGTGATCGAATGCTCGCGGCCGGCGGAAAGCACGCGCTTGATATCGGCCTCGACGACCTCGTGGCCGGCGAGCGCGACGCTGGCGGAAAAGGCCTCGCTGGCGAGGCGACCGCAGGAAACGTTGACGATGAGCGACTCGACCGTGCAGCCCGCCATCCGCTCGGCCGCGTCGACCGCCATGCGGATCGCCTGTTCAGCCTTGTCGAGATCGACGACGACGCCCGACTTGATGCCGCGCGAACGCTGGTGGCCAATGCCGAGCACCTC
Coding sequences within:
- a CDS encoding siderophore-interacting protein yields the protein MSDTQSPDIVSPAPHETYRVRYPLRIRRLTVTRVVELTRSMIRVTLSGPDLAEFASRGHDDHVKLFFARPGEETPSLPTFGPNGPVFPEGAERPIARDYTPRRYDAAAGELDLDFAVHEAGPATAWAMQAEVGSTLHVAGPRGSMIVPDDFDWYLLVGDETALPAIARRLEELRPEAKVRVLIEVGGAEDELPLASRASSEITWLHRGAAAPGEGRLLDDAVAALELPKGEGFAWVACESDTAKRLRRILVEDHGVPKQRVKASGYWKRGLVSYHDTHDE
- the recN gene encoding DNA repair protein RecN; amino-acid sequence: MLAALAIRDIVLIDRLEIDFARGLTVLTGETGAGKSILLDALSLALGGRGDGALVRQGASQGEVTAVFDVHAGHPARTLLGDNAIDHDGDIILRRVQTGDGRTRAFVNDQPVSVALLRDVGASLVEIHGQHDDRALIDSSIHRRLLDAFGALDPEVAAVADAFRDWRSAESEVAALRRRIASARSEGDYLRASVEELSKLAPQPGEETELAQRRHTMMQAEKVAGDLSDAHDTIAGHTSPIPNLASLARRLERKRDQAGGLLDGVVEAIDSAIDALEEAETILTRSMRDSEFDPKELERTEERLFALRGAARKHDVAVENLAALRDRMVADLAALDSGEERLAALEAASEAACRRYDALAAALSARRRLVAEELEGRVAEELPALKLERAAFIVSIETDAEARGDAGIDIVNFFVRTNPGTRPGPMMKVASGGELSRFLLAIKVALADRGSAPTLVFDEIDTGVGGAVAEAIGKRLARLAERVQVLSVTHAPQVAARAGSHLRIAKDGVDGEDRVATGVTPLTGDERREEIARMLAGSVITDEARAAAHQLIHGSA
- a CDS encoding outer membrane protein assembly factor BamD — protein: MNDISSIRPSTFANFGRFGSVTLRAAALVALVAVAGCSLTKDDDAADEPDVPAGQMYNQGLTLMQNGKLKSAAKEFEKVDQQHPYTEWARKALIMTAFTNYRLGNYEETVTAARRYISLYPSSSDAGYAQYMIGQSYFKQIPEVTRDQDATKKAIAAMQEVVDKYPNSEYVDDAQKAIVVARDQLAGKEMQVGRYYLERKEYPAAINRFKVVVTDYGNTRHAEEALYRLTAAYYAMGVVPEAQTAAAVLGHNFPDSKWYKDAYSLLQTGGVSPSENKGSWISRAYRSVTG
- the lpxC gene encoding UDP-3-O-acyl-N-acetylglucosamine deacetylase translates to MAKRQGMYQTTLRDRVVVSGIGVHSGKPVAMALNPAEAGTGIVFHRIDAGDTQPIEARIDRLHATDSCTTVAFDGVSVSTIEHLLATFNGLGVDNVLVEIDAAEVPMMDGSAAAFVDLVDQAGLVALAAPRRFVKVLKPVRIEHKGAFAELLPFDGRRFEIDIDFTSPLIGRQAFVVDLDADVFRRDLARARTFGFMKDVEFYWSRGLALGSSLDNTVVLGEDKVINPEGLRFADEFVRHKTLDAVGDLALAGAPILGTYRSYRGGHLMNARIVEALFADSDAWTYVDASVPAKRDVVHPQMPVRLPAAAFGPDKS
- the ftsZ gene encoding cell division protein FtsZ, whose translation is MTINLKMPDITELKPKITVFGVGGAGGNAVNNMIRSGLEGVEFVCANTDSQALMSARAERLIQMGVAVTEGLGAGSMPDVGRAAAEEVIDEINDHLAGSHMVFVTAGMGGGTGTGAAPVIARTARSHGILTVGVVTKPFQFEGARRMRVAEAGIQELQESVDTLIVIPNQNLFRIANEKTTFADAFAMADQVLYSGVACITDLMVKEGLINLDFADVRSVMREMGKAMMGTGEASGDRRAIMAAEAAIANPLLDETSMHGARGLLISITGGRDLTLFEVDEAATRIREEVDPDANIILGATFEESLEGVIRVSVVATGIESDLKDEVSPGDRTQQDMHNRMKAAAQAATAPQTPQASRPASIDTRAAAPVQQAPAFRPAVPQQAPVQHHAPAQPVMRDPGVTIAPMAPPAVSYAEAELDHEFDMVPAPVREEHVPAPQPFIPPAAEAPAASRMPRVEDFPAVAQREMQAQRAEAQPHHEEDRGPMSLLRRLANVGLGRREEEAAPQVNRQQPAPQQRAPQQGAPLQPQRQPQAGAPRAPQQPVPPRAPQQSQDYRPRQAELDQHGRVMPRSEDDQLEIPAFLRRQAN
- the ftsA gene encoding cell division protein FtsA yields the protein MRPLPTKKSTVVSILDIGSSKICCLIARLKPREVGDVLPGRTHAVEVLGIGHQRSRGIKSGVVVDLDKAEQAIRMAVDAAERMAGCTVESLIVNVSCGRLASEAFSASVALAGHEVVEADIKRVLSAGREHSITDDRSVIHSLPIGYAIDGNGGIRDPRGMLGERLGVDMHVVTGETAPLRNLELCIGRCHLSVEAMVATPYASGLSALVDDETELGVACVDLGGGTTTISVFMDGQFVHADAIAIGGLHVTTDIARGLSTRIEDAERLKTMHGSALPSVSDDRDILSVPPIGDDDRDLPNQIPRSALTRIIRARIEEILELVRDRLNASGFQTMVGRRIVLTGGASQLTGITEAARRILARNVRLGRPLGVTGLPEAARGPAFSAAVGLLIYPQVAQIEQVSAMRGHRLAMTGTGGYFARFGHWFRESF